A stretch of Allostreptomyces psammosilenae DNA encodes these proteins:
- a CDS encoding ATP-binding protein, translated as MDGMDGCEGDLPASTGAAAPVDRRYQMDAHGRCSFRLPPVEPSVPRARHVVRDTLAAWGVPAGEELSDAVQLIVSELVTNSVRYAARCSENVRVELRLAPDHVRIAVADRDPVAPRALWQVPGLSQASTAREGGRGLLLVRAVAEGHGGSCDMDGTVEGGKEIWALLPRVPTRPGRTTTGSLHAVQ; from the coding sequence ATGGACGGCATGGACGGCTGCGAGGGTGATCTTCCCGCTTCCACGGGGGCGGCGGCGCCGGTCGACCGCCGGTACCAGATGGACGCCCACGGCCGGTGCAGCTTCCGCCTCCCCCCGGTGGAGCCCTCGGTGCCCCGGGCCCGGCACGTCGTCCGGGACACGCTGGCCGCCTGGGGCGTCCCGGCGGGGGAGGAGCTCTCCGACGCGGTGCAGCTGATCGTCTCCGAGCTCGTCACCAACTCCGTCCGCTACGCGGCGAGGTGCTCCGAGAACGTCCGGGTGGAACTGCGCCTCGCCCCCGACCACGTGCGGATCGCCGTGGCCGACCGTGACCCGGTGGCCCCGCGGGCGTTGTGGCAGGTGCCCGGACTGTCCCAGGCGTCCACCGCGCGCGAGGGGGGCAGGGGGCTGTTGCTGGTGCGCGCCGTCGCCGAGGGCCACGGTGGCAGCTGCGACATGGACGGCACGGTGGAGGGGGGCAAGGAGATCTGGGCGTTACTGCCGAGGGTCCCGACCCGCCCCGGCCGAACGACCACGGGTTCGCTGCACGCCGTGCAGTGA
- a CDS encoding GntT/GntP/DsdX family permease, translating into MTVLNVELLAAGSGSSEYLTDDYGRLGIAVLAGIAVIVLLITRFRMHPFLALTLGTGVLGVVAGAPLDATISSFTGGLGSTVAGVGVLIALGAIIGKLLADSGGADQIVDTILARSGPRSLPWSMALIAALIGLPLFFEVGIVLLIPVVLLIAKRGGHSLMRIGIPALAGLSVLHGLVPPHPGPLAAVDALGADLGITLALGVLIAIPTVAVAGPVFARFADRWVSVTPPEGLVPQRASAELDRRPGFVATVSTVLLPVVLMLARALVEITIPDEENLVRRTFEVLGSPVVALLAAVIVGMFTLGRAAGFDRARISTTVERSLGPIAGILLIVGAGGGFKQTLIDVGVGEMILHYSEGWNISPLLLAWLIAVAIRVATGSATVATISAAGLVAPLAADMSTTHAALLVLAIGAGSLFASHVNDAGFWLVKEYFGMSVGQTLRTWTVMESIISVVGLVCVLLLSLVI; encoded by the coding sequence GTGACAGTTCTCAACGTCGAGCTACTGGCGGCCGGTTCCGGGAGCAGCGAGTACCTCACCGACGACTACGGCCGGCTCGGCATCGCCGTGCTCGCCGGCATCGCGGTGATCGTGCTGCTCATCACCCGCTTCCGCATGCACCCCTTCCTCGCCCTCACGCTGGGCACCGGGGTGCTCGGCGTGGTGGCCGGAGCCCCCCTGGACGCGACCATCAGCAGCTTCACCGGGGGCCTCGGCTCCACGGTGGCCGGTGTCGGCGTCCTCATCGCGCTCGGCGCGATCATCGGCAAGCTGCTCGCCGACTCCGGCGGCGCCGACCAGATCGTGGACACCATCCTGGCCCGGTCCGGTCCGCGCTCACTTCCCTGGTCGATGGCGCTGATCGCCGCGCTCATCGGACTGCCGCTGTTCTTCGAGGTCGGCATCGTCCTGCTGATCCCGGTCGTGCTGCTGATCGCCAAGCGCGGCGGGCACTCGCTGATGCGCATCGGCATCCCCGCCCTGGCCGGCCTGTCCGTGCTGCACGGCCTGGTGCCGCCGCACCCCGGCCCGCTGGCCGCCGTCGACGCCCTCGGCGCCGACCTCGGCATCACCCTCGCCCTCGGCGTGCTGATCGCCATACCCACCGTCGCGGTCGCCGGCCCGGTGTTCGCCCGGTTCGCCGACCGCTGGGTCTCGGTCACCCCGCCCGAGGGCCTGGTCCCGCAGCGCGCCTCCGCGGAACTCGACCGCCGCCCCGGCTTCGTCGCCACCGTCTCCACCGTGCTTCTGCCGGTCGTGCTGATGCTGGCCCGGGCCCTGGTCGAGATCACCATCCCGGACGAGGAGAACCTGGTCCGCCGGACCTTCGAGGTGCTCGGCTCGCCGGTCGTCGCCCTGCTCGCCGCCGTGATCGTCGGGATGTTCACCCTCGGCCGCGCGGCCGGCTTCGACCGCGCCCGGATCTCCACCACCGTGGAGCGCTCGCTGGGCCCGATCGCCGGCATCCTGCTGATCGTCGGCGCCGGCGGCGGCTTCAAGCAGACCCTGATCGACGTCGGCGTCGGCGAGATGATCCTGCACTACTCCGAGGGCTGGAACATCTCCCCGCTGCTGCTGGCCTGGCTGATCGCCGTCGCCATCCGGGTCGCCACCGGCTCCGCCACGGTCGCCACGATCTCCGCGGCCGGACTGGTCGCCCCGCTGGCCGCGGACATGTCCACCACCCACGCCGCACTGCTGGTGCTGGCCATCGGCGCCGGCTCGCTGTTCGCCTCGCACGTCAACGACGCCGGGTTCTGGCTGGTCAAGGAGTACTTCGGGATGAGCGTCGGCCAGACGCTGCGCACCTGGACCGTGATGGAGTCGATCATCTCGGTGGTCGGCCTGGTCTGCGTGCTGCTGCTCAGCCTGGTCATCTAG
- the idi gene encoding isopentenyl-diphosphate Delta-isomerase translates to MLELVDEDGRTIGTEEKLTAHRPPGMPHRAFSVFLFDDAGRMLLQRRAQGKYHSAGVWSNTCCGHPYPGEAPFVAAARRTSEELGSAPALLREAGTVRYDLPDPSSGLVEREFNHLFVGVAPRSLAPDPAEIAETTFVTPDELDELRNKEPFSVWFPVVLGGVEPVLREMDLGFRA, encoded by the coding sequence ATGCTGGAACTCGTGGACGAGGACGGTCGGACGATCGGCACGGAGGAGAAGCTCACCGCCCACCGGCCACCGGGCATGCCGCACCGGGCGTTCTCGGTGTTCCTCTTCGACGACGCCGGGCGGATGCTGCTGCAGCGGCGCGCCCAGGGCAAGTACCACTCCGCCGGGGTGTGGTCCAACACCTGCTGCGGCCACCCCTACCCCGGCGAGGCCCCGTTCGTGGCCGCCGCCCGCCGCACCTCGGAGGAGCTGGGCTCCGCCCCGGCCCTGCTGCGCGAGGCCGGCACCGTCCGCTACGACCTGCCGGACCCCAGCTCGGGCCTGGTCGAGCGGGAGTTCAACCACCTGTTCGTCGGGGTCGCCCCGCGCAGCCTCGCCCCGGATCCGGCGGAGATCGCCGAGACCACCTTCGTCACCCCGGACGAACTCGACGAACTGCGCAACAAGGAGCCGTTCTCGGTGTGGTTCCCGGTGGTCCTCGGCGGGGTCGAGCCGGTCCTGCGCGAGATGGACCTCGGCTTCCGCGCCTGA
- a CDS encoding FadR/GntR family transcriptional regulator: MPYADARQKGRDRQMATEGLYHRVLGTLGPAIVAGEYPPGSVLRTEELEERFGVSRTVVREAVKILESMRLVASRRRVGVTVLPASEWNVFDPWVIRWRLAGADRPRQLRSLTVLRSAIEPTAAGLAADHALPEHCARITQRAMDMVAAAKARDLQEYLVHDIAFHRAILDASGNEMFARLGDVVAEVLAGRTHHHVMFSEPDPEAVRWHVEVAEAVRCGEAERAERTMRDICVGAMRELDILAP; encoded by the coding sequence ATGCCCTACGCTGATGCGCGGCAGAAGGGACGGGACCGGCAGATGGCGACCGAGGGGCTGTACCACCGCGTGCTCGGCACGCTCGGGCCGGCCATCGTCGCCGGGGAGTACCCGCCCGGCAGCGTGCTGCGCACCGAGGAGCTCGAGGAGCGGTTCGGGGTGTCCCGGACGGTGGTGCGCGAGGCGGTCAAGATCCTGGAGTCCATGCGGCTGGTTGCCTCGCGCCGCCGGGTCGGTGTGACGGTCCTGCCGGCGAGCGAGTGGAACGTCTTCGATCCGTGGGTCATCCGCTGGCGGCTCGCCGGGGCCGACCGTCCGCGTCAACTGCGCTCCCTCACCGTGCTGCGTTCGGCGATCGAGCCCACGGCCGCCGGCCTGGCGGCTGACCACGCGCTGCCCGAGCACTGCGCCCGGATCACCCAGCGTGCCATGGACATGGTCGCCGCGGCCAAGGCCCGCGACCTCCAGGAGTACCTGGTGCACGACATCGCCTTCCACCGCGCGATCCTCGACGCCTCCGGCAACGAGATGTTCGCCCGGCTCGGGGACGTGGTGGCCGAGGTACTGGCGGGGCGCACCCACCACCACGTGATGTTCAGCGAGCCGGATCCGGAGGCGGTGCGCTGGCACGTGGAGGTCGCCGAGGCGGTGCGCTGCGGCGAGGCGGAGCGGGCCGAGCGCACCATGCGGGACATCTGCGTGGGCGCCATGCGGGAACTGGACATCCTCGCGCCCTGA
- a CDS encoding cation diffusion facilitator family transporter: MGGHSHGHGPGGHHHGGIATAAGAHRNRLRVVLALTLSALVAQVVGGLLSGSLALLADAGHLATDAMGIALALIAVHFANKPATDARTFGYARAEILAAVLNAVVLFAVGAWILVQSARRIVDPPEVESGLTVVFALVGLVANCVSMLLLVRAQRESLNVRGAFLEVLADTLGSVAVLVSAVLVGLTGIHRIDPIASALIGLMIVPRTWRLLREAVDVLLEATPKDVDLARVRQHILELDGVLDVHDLHAWTVTSGLPVLSAHVVVEPAVAGGGIADCAGGQHTLLDELHSCLGDHFDVSHCTFQIEPAAHSNHEGVCH; encoded by the coding sequence ATGGGTGGCCACAGCCACGGACACGGGCCCGGCGGTCACCACCACGGCGGCATCGCCACCGCGGCCGGCGCCCACCGCAACCGGCTCCGAGTGGTGCTCGCGCTGACACTGTCCGCGCTGGTCGCACAGGTGGTGGGGGGCCTGCTGAGCGGTTCCCTCGCCCTGCTGGCGGACGCCGGACACCTCGCCACCGACGCCATGGGGATCGCCCTGGCACTGATCGCGGTGCATTTCGCGAACAAACCGGCGACCGACGCACGGACTTTCGGGTACGCCCGGGCGGAGATCCTCGCCGCCGTCCTCAACGCCGTGGTGCTGTTCGCCGTGGGCGCCTGGATCCTGGTGCAGTCGGCGCGCCGCATCGTTGACCCGCCGGAGGTGGAATCCGGGCTCACCGTGGTGTTCGCGCTGGTCGGCCTGGTCGCCAACTGCGTCTCCATGCTGCTGCTGGTCCGCGCGCAGCGGGAGTCGCTGAACGTCCGCGGCGCCTTCCTGGAGGTGCTGGCGGACACCCTGGGCTCGGTGGCCGTGCTGGTCTCCGCCGTGCTGGTCGGGCTCACCGGGATCCACCGGATCGACCCGATCGCCTCGGCCCTGATCGGCCTGATGATCGTGCCGCGCACCTGGCGGCTGCTGCGCGAGGCGGTGGACGTGCTCCTGGAGGCCACCCCGAAGGACGTCGACCTCGCCCGGGTGCGCCAGCACATCCTGGAGCTGGACGGCGTGCTCGACGTGCACGACCTGCACGCCTGGACGGTCACCTCCGGGCTGCCGGTGCTCTCCGCGCACGTCGTGGTGGAACCCGCCGTGGCCGGCGGCGGGATCGCCGACTGCGCGGGCGGGCAGCACACCCTGCTGGACGAGCTGCACTCCTGCCTCGGCGACCACTTCGACGTCTCGCACTGCACCTTCCAGATCGAGCCGGCCGCGCACAGCAACCACGAGGGCGTCTGCCACTGA
- a CDS encoding L-idonate 5-dehydrogenase, whose amino-acid sequence MRACVIHGRGDLRVTGWRTPTPGPGDAVVEVAYGGICGSDLHYWKHGGVGDFTLREPMVLGHEVVGTVLANDSGAGPAPGTPVAVHPATPCGACPECRAGRANICRDTRYLGSAARLPHVQGGFVQHLVVPAAQLRALPDGLELRPAALAEPLAVALHAVRRAGDVAGRHVLVTGAGPIGCLVVAAARAAGAGAVTVSDLLPAALASATTAGATATVRADDPSAAWPAEVDVAVEASGSPAGLETCLRRVRRGGTVVQLGMLPPGSVPFAGNLLVSREIDLRGAFRFDDEFDDALRLLAATPALEALITDVLPLDRAGDAFRLAADRTRSCKVLLELGSVRLRAS is encoded by the coding sequence ATGCGCGCCTGCGTGATCCACGGCCGCGGCGACCTGCGGGTGACGGGGTGGCGAACCCCCACGCCGGGCCCCGGCGACGCCGTCGTCGAGGTCGCCTACGGCGGCATCTGCGGCTCCGACCTGCACTACTGGAAGCACGGCGGCGTCGGCGACTTCACGCTGCGCGAACCGATGGTGCTCGGCCACGAGGTGGTCGGCACCGTGCTCGCGAACGACTCCGGCGCCGGCCCCGCGCCGGGCACACCGGTCGCCGTCCACCCGGCCACCCCGTGCGGGGCCTGCCCGGAGTGCCGCGCCGGCCGGGCCAACATCTGCCGGGACACCCGCTACCTGGGCAGCGCCGCACGCCTGCCGCACGTCCAGGGCGGCTTCGTCCAGCACCTGGTGGTGCCGGCGGCCCAGCTGCGCGCCCTCCCGGACGGTCTGGAGCTGCGGCCTGCGGCCCTGGCCGAGCCGCTGGCGGTGGCGCTGCACGCGGTGCGGCGGGCGGGTGACGTCGCCGGGCGCCACGTGCTGGTGACCGGCGCCGGCCCGATCGGCTGCCTGGTGGTGGCCGCCGCACGGGCGGCCGGGGCCGGCGCGGTGACCGTCTCCGACCTGCTGCCGGCGGCGCTCGCGTCGGCGACGACGGCCGGGGCGACGGCCACGGTGCGGGCGGACGACCCGTCCGCCGCCTGGCCCGCCGAGGTGGACGTCGCCGTGGAGGCCTCCGGCTCCCCGGCCGGCCTGGAGACCTGCCTGCGCCGGGTGCGGCGGGGCGGCACCGTGGTGCAGCTCGGCATGCTGCCGCCCGGATCGGTGCCGTTCGCCGGCAACCTGCTGGTGAGCCGGGAGATCGACCTGCGCGGCGCCTTCCGCTTCGACGACGAGTTCGACGACGCGCTGCGCCTGCTGGCCGCGACGCCCGCCCTGGAGGCGTTGATCACCGACGTGCTGCCGCTGGACCGCGCCGGCGACGCCTTCCGCCTGGCCGCCGACCGCACCCGCTCCTGCAAGGTGTTGCTCGAATTGGGCTCGGTTCGCCTCCGGGCCTCGTGA
- a CDS encoding DUF308 domain-containing protein has translation MSEGRRGRGERAAAVDSPGNAGTVLVVLGVVAVLAGFVGILWAGFAGLASMALFGWLLLIGGAVGLVQALSSRRGEGFWPALVVAALNIAAGVVVLRHPTVVAEGLLMLAALLFLAGGLFRIGGAFTTHGRTMVWLLLLGLFDLLLGLLVLAEWPNRALATIGTFLSLAVLVDGLALIGLGLGMRRILGAFRTPS, from the coding sequence GTGAGTGAAGGGCGGCGTGGGAGGGGGGAACGGGCGGCGGCGGTGGACTCCCCGGGCAACGCCGGCACGGTCCTCGTGGTGCTCGGCGTGGTGGCGGTGCTCGCCGGCTTCGTCGGGATCCTGTGGGCCGGATTCGCCGGGCTGGCCTCGATGGCGCTCTTCGGCTGGCTGCTGCTGATCGGCGGGGCGGTCGGCCTGGTCCAGGCCCTCAGCTCCCGGCGGGGCGAGGGCTTCTGGCCGGCCCTGGTGGTCGCCGCGCTGAACATCGCCGCCGGCGTGGTGGTGCTGCGCCATCCGACGGTGGTGGCCGAGGGCCTGCTGATGCTCGCCGCGCTGCTCTTCCTGGCCGGCGGACTCTTCCGGATCGGCGGAGCCTTCACCACCCACGGCCGCACGATGGTCTGGCTGCTGCTGCTCGGCCTGTTCGACCTGCTGCTCGGGCTGCTGGTGCTGGCCGAGTGGCCCAACCGCGCGCTGGCCACCATCGGCACCTTCCTCTCCCTGGCGGTGCTGGTCGACGGGCTGGCCCTGATCGGCCTCGGTCTCGGCATGCGCCGCATCCTCGGCGCGTTCCGCACGCCGTCCTGA
- a CDS encoding gluconokinase, translating to MSPETRSPATTRVIVVMGVSGVGKTTIGPALAERLGVPYAEADSFHPPANIAKMSAGTPLNDEDRAPWLDAIADWARSRRGLGGVVSCSALKRAYRDRLRATDPDLFFLHLDAPREVIAARLGARTDHFMPTTLLDSQLATLERLEGDEAGAVVRVDTDPATIIEHSIAALRRSH from the coding sequence ATGAGCCCGGAGACGCGCTCCCCTGCCACGACGCGGGTGATCGTCGTCATGGGGGTGTCCGGAGTCGGCAAGACCACGATCGGCCCCGCCCTGGCCGAGCGCCTGGGCGTCCCCTACGCCGAAGCCGACTCCTTCCACCCGCCGGCCAACATCGCCAAGATGTCCGCCGGCACCCCGCTGAACGACGAGGACCGCGCGCCCTGGCTGGACGCGATCGCCGACTGGGCGCGGTCCCGGCGGGGCCTCGGCGGCGTGGTGAGCTGCTCCGCCCTCAAGCGCGCCTACCGGGACCGGCTGCGCGCCACCGACCCCGACCTGTTCTTCCTCCACCTGGACGCGCCGCGCGAGGTCATCGCGGCCCGGCTGGGCGCGCGCACGGACCACTTCATGCCCACCACCCTCCTGGACTCGCAGCTGGCGACCCTGGAACGGCTGGAGGGGGACGAGGCCGGGGCGGTCGTCCGCGTGGACACCGACCCGGCGACCATCATCGAGCACAGCATCGCCGCGCTGCGGCGATCCCATTGA
- the galE gene encoding UDP-glucose 4-epimerase GalE, protein MTWLVTGGTGYIGSHVVRAMTTAGEEVVVLDDATTGRDERLEPDVPLVHGSVLDRPLLDRVLRSYRVTGVVHIAARKRVAESVERPLFYYRENVHGMQTLLEAVVDAEVRRFVFSSSAAVYGMPDVDLVTEDTPCAPVNPYGETKLVGEWMVRDTAAAHVVAYANLRYFNVAGAATPELADVGESNLVPMMFRRIAAGEPPVIFGDDYPTPDGTCVRDFIHVADVASAHLAAARRLRADPATALTLNIGRGEGVSVREMSRLIVQVTGRPDLEPVVAPRRPGDPARVVASADLIAKELNWAARHGLREMVASAWEGRRLHG, encoded by the coding sequence ATGACGTGGCTTGTGACTGGAGGAACCGGCTACATCGGTAGCCATGTGGTGCGCGCCATGACCACCGCCGGGGAAGAGGTCGTGGTACTCGACGACGCCACCACCGGCCGGGACGAGCGGCTGGAGCCGGACGTGCCGCTGGTGCACGGCTCGGTGCTGGACCGGCCGCTGCTGGACCGGGTGCTGCGGTCGTACCGGGTCACCGGCGTGGTGCACATCGCGGCCCGCAAGCGGGTGGCGGAGTCGGTCGAGCGCCCGCTGTTCTACTACCGGGAGAACGTGCACGGGATGCAGACGCTGCTGGAGGCGGTGGTCGACGCCGAGGTGCGGCGCTTCGTCTTCTCCTCCAGCGCCGCGGTGTACGGGATGCCGGACGTGGACCTGGTGACCGAGGACACCCCGTGCGCCCCGGTCAACCCCTACGGCGAGACCAAGCTGGTCGGCGAGTGGATGGTGCGGGACACCGCCGCCGCCCACGTCGTCGCGTACGCCAACCTGCGGTACTTCAACGTGGCCGGCGCCGCCACCCCGGAGCTGGCGGACGTCGGGGAGTCCAACCTGGTGCCGATGATGTTCCGGCGGATCGCCGCGGGCGAGCCGCCGGTGATCTTCGGTGACGACTACCCGACGCCGGACGGCACCTGCGTGCGGGACTTCATCCACGTCGCCGACGTGGCCTCCGCGCACCTGGCCGCCGCCCGCCGGCTGCGCGCCGACCCGGCCACCGCGCTGACCCTGAACATCGGGCGCGGCGAGGGGGTGTCGGTGCGCGAGATGAGCCGCCTGATCGTCCAGGTCACCGGCCGCCCGGACCTGGAGCCGGTGGTGGCGCCGCGCCGCCCCGGGGATCCGGCCCGCGTGGTGGCCTCGGCCGACCTGATCGCCAAGGAGCTGAACTGGGCGGCGCGGCACGGGCTGCGCGAGATGGTGGCCTCGGCCTGGGAGGGGCGCCGGCTGCACGGATAG
- a CDS encoding SDR family oxidoreductase — MSHPLFDVTGRTALVTGSSRGIGLALARGLVQAGCAVMLNGRDPERLAAAAGELAEAGPGPVHTVPFDVTDAGSVTAGVARAEELAGPIDILVNNAGAQLRAPLQDFSDGDWHRLLDTNLTSAFLVGREVARRMLPRGHGKIVNVCSLQSEVVRPGIAPYAATKGALKMLTKGMCADWGPHGIQVNGLGPGYIATELTAPLRADERFDAWVRGRTPAGRWGRTEDLVGALLFLVSPASDFVGGQVLYVDGGMTSVL; from the coding sequence GTGTCGCACCCCCTGTTCGACGTCACCGGCCGCACCGCGCTGGTGACCGGTTCCAGCCGGGGCATCGGCCTGGCCCTGGCCCGCGGCCTGGTCCAGGCGGGCTGCGCGGTCATGCTCAACGGACGCGACCCCGAGCGGCTGGCGGCCGCCGCCGGCGAACTGGCCGAGGCCGGCCCCGGGCCGGTGCACACCGTGCCGTTCGACGTCACCGACGCGGGCTCGGTGACCGCCGGCGTGGCCCGCGCCGAGGAACTGGCCGGCCCGATCGACATCCTGGTCAACAACGCCGGGGCGCAGCTCCGCGCGCCGCTCCAGGACTTCTCCGACGGCGACTGGCACCGGCTGCTGGACACCAACCTGACCAGCGCGTTCCTGGTCGGCCGCGAGGTCGCCCGGCGGATGCTGCCGCGCGGGCACGGCAAGATCGTCAACGTCTGCTCGCTGCAGAGCGAGGTGGTCCGCCCCGGCATCGCCCCCTACGCGGCCACCAAGGGCGCGCTGAAGATGCTCACCAAGGGCATGTGCGCCGACTGGGGCCCGCACGGCATCCAGGTCAACGGCCTCGGCCCGGGCTACATCGCCACCGAGCTGACCGCCCCGCTCCGCGCCGACGAGCGGTTCGACGCCTGGGTCCGCGGCCGCACCCCGGCCGGCCGCTGGGGGCGAACCGAGGACCTGGTGGGCGCGCTGCTGTTCCTGGTCTCCCCCGCCTCGGACTTCGTCGGCGGCCAGGTGCTGTACGTGGACGGCGGCATGACCAGCGTGCTGTGA
- a CDS encoding S1 family peptidase — translation MTLHKPSRRRRTALGSAMAAVLAAATLAALPASSSTAANIGVASDATARLAVNLAEDLGEDATAGSYLGTNGELVVTVTSDAAAAEVRAAGAVPEKVEYSAEELAAVTAALEAGAKIPGTAWATDPVTNQVVVSLDETVSRAERAQVERVTARYGDAVRVETVAGEFTPTIAGGQAIYRSGARCSLGFNARSSSGVYYAITAGHCGSTGSVWYSNSGLTSRIGAMSGSSFPGNDYAVIRYDGSVTPEGSVYLYGAGYQDITSAGTPVVGQTVRRSGSTTGVRSGTVTALNATVNYAQGSVYGLIRTSVCAEPGDSGGSLFAGTTAYGITSGGSGNCSTGGTTYFQPVTEPLSVYGLSVF, via the coding sequence GTGACCCTGCACAAGCCGTCCCGCAGGCGCCGCACCGCCCTCGGCTCCGCCATGGCCGCCGTGCTCGCCGCCGCCACCCTGGCCGCCCTCCCGGCCAGCTCGTCCACCGCCGCGAACATCGGCGTGGCGAGCGACGCCACCGCCCGGCTCGCCGTCAACCTCGCCGAGGACCTCGGCGAGGACGCCACCGCGGGCTCCTACCTCGGCACCAACGGCGAACTGGTGGTGACCGTCACCTCCGACGCCGCGGCCGCCGAGGTCCGGGCCGCCGGCGCGGTCCCGGAGAAGGTCGAGTACAGCGCCGAGGAGCTCGCCGCGGTGACCGCCGCCCTGGAGGCGGGTGCCAAGATCCCGGGCACCGCCTGGGCCACCGACCCGGTGACCAACCAGGTCGTCGTCTCACTCGACGAGACGGTCTCCCGCGCCGAGCGGGCCCAGGTCGAGCGGGTCACCGCCCGGTACGGCGACGCCGTCCGGGTGGAGACCGTCGCCGGCGAGTTCACCCCCACCATCGCCGGCGGCCAGGCCATCTACCGCAGCGGCGCCCGCTGCTCGCTCGGCTTCAACGCCCGCAGCAGCAGCGGCGTGTACTACGCCATCACCGCCGGCCACTGCGGCTCCACCGGCTCGGTGTGGTACAGCAACTCCGGCCTGACCAGCCGCATCGGCGCGATGTCCGGCAGCAGCTTCCCCGGCAACGACTACGCCGTCATCCGCTACGACGGCAGCGTCACCCCCGAGGGCAGCGTGTACCTGTACGGCGCCGGCTACCAGGACATCACCTCGGCCGGCACCCCGGTCGTCGGCCAGACGGTCCGGCGCAGCGGCAGCACCACGGGCGTGCGCAGCGGCACCGTGACCGCCCTGAACGCCACCGTCAACTACGCGCAGGGCTCGGTCTACGGGCTGATCCGCACCAGCGTCTGCGCCGAGCCCGGTGACAGCGGCGGCTCGCTGTTCGCCGGCACCACCGCCTACGGCATCACCTCCGGCGGCAGCGGCAACTGCTCCACCGGCGGCACCACGTACTTCCAGCCGGTCACCGAGCCGCTGAGCGTCTACGGCCTGAGCGTCTTCTAG
- a CDS encoding SDR family NAD(P)-dependent oxidoreductase — translation MIRPAALTSLIPLLGVRDHTRSLGSSPHVPRGPAPVAVVSGGSRGLGLCMARELGGRGFRVVLGARQQGELDEAVDALRAVGVETATVACDLRRPGEAARLVEAAVDRYGRLDMVVANAGVIEVGPFEAMADEEFHDAMDTIFWGAYGLVRSALPHLRRSPAGRVLVISSIGGRISVPHLLPYSCAKFAVQALGEGLRAELAGSGVTVTTAVPGLMRTGSHVQVRLAGQARKEYGWFAALSGMPLLSMDAGRAAARIVRAAMRGRPEIVLTPAAKLGVRAHGIAPATTTLALGLVNRVLPAPEGGPRATVPAGPVDRAQHSRLLGVLKSLNDRAARSANQFSPQGRPWGNNRPRRTA, via the coding sequence GTGATCCGACCCGCGGCCCTGACGAGCCTGATCCCCCTGCTGGGCGTCCGCGACCACACCCGCTCCCTCGGGTCGTCGCCGCACGTTCCCCGCGGCCCGGCGCCGGTCGCGGTGGTCTCCGGCGGCTCCCGCGGGCTCGGCCTGTGCATGGCGCGCGAGCTGGGGGGCCGCGGCTTCCGGGTGGTGCTCGGCGCGCGCCAGCAGGGGGAGCTGGACGAGGCGGTGGACGCGCTGCGCGCCGTGGGCGTGGAGACCGCGACCGTGGCCTGCGACCTGCGGCGGCCCGGCGAGGCGGCCCGGTTGGTGGAGGCGGCGGTGGACCGCTACGGCCGGCTCGACATGGTCGTCGCCAACGCGGGGGTCATCGAGGTGGGGCCGTTCGAGGCCATGGCGGACGAGGAGTTCCACGACGCCATGGACACCATCTTCTGGGGCGCCTACGGGCTGGTCCGCTCGGCCCTGCCGCACCTGCGGCGCTCGCCGGCGGGCCGGGTGCTGGTGATCAGCTCCATCGGCGGGCGGATCTCGGTGCCGCACCTGCTGCCGTACAGCTGCGCCAAGTTCGCCGTGCAGGCGTTGGGCGAGGGGCTGCGGGCGGAGCTGGCGGGCAGCGGGGTCACCGTCACCACGGCGGTGCCCGGGCTGATGCGCACGGGTTCGCACGTCCAGGTGCGGCTGGCCGGGCAGGCGCGCAAGGAGTACGGCTGGTTCGCGGCGCTGTCCGGGATGCCGCTGCTGTCGATGGACGCCGGGCGGGCGGCCGCGCGGATCGTCCGGGCCGCGATGCGCGGCCGGCCGGAGATCGTGCTCACCCCGGCGGCGAAGCTGGGGGTGCGGGCCCACGGCATCGCCCCGGCCACCACGACCCTGGCCCTCGGGCTGGTCAACCGGGTGCTGCCGGCTCCGGAGGGCGGGCCCCGGGCCACCGTGCCGGCCGGGCCGGTGGACCGGGCACAGCACTCCCGGCTGCTGGGGGTGCTGAAGTCGCTGAACGACCGGGCGGCCCGTTCCGCCAACCAGTTCTCCCCGCAGGGCCGCCCCTGGGGCAACAACCGACCGCGCCGCACGGCCTGA